The genomic region gccgtttatgatccaatcaggaacacacacacacacacatatatatatatatatatatatttactccGTTGATGCGGACTTTAAGCGGTTAGCCTTAGTATGTTCTTAGTATGTGTTTTGATTAAATGACTTTCACAGGctaggcttgttacttttggtttgacctgctGTGCCAGgttcccagattactaagaacgtTGTCTCGCTTTgattttggtccaaccaaaagtacctctgttttgtcatcatttagctTTAAACagttttttgctcatccactgattaatggaggttaagcaagggagcaaaggccatctgggttagttggctccacagaaatgtATAATTGTATATAAAAAGTGTATCTATACTGCACAAACACATTGAAGTCTAAAACTGACATGGTTGTAGTACATTATTTGCTGAAAATAAATTCTTGAAAGTAGAAAAGGCTCGCATGTTACATTATGACAAATCTTTTTAATCTCTAGAATATATCTTTATCGTTAATTTGAATCCAGAGAAGAATGGCAATGCCATCTTTGAAGACCCATATCTAGCCCCAACCAATCCACTTCACACTGCAATTTGTTGTAAAAAGCCTTTGATGTAAATCAGGGGTGTATTTCAGTAGGTGGTTAAAtaacaaacctgggtaagtaaATTCAGCGGAAGTGGTAACCTCCTAATAAAACAGCCCTTTGGCTTTGTTAAGTTTAGAGATTGAAGCCCTTGGGCTATTCTATTATCAGGTTTACAACTATCGCTGGGTTATCTTACCTAGATCTGCCACTAAACCACCTGCTTGGAATCTTGGCCTGGAGTATTGACTCCACGACAAAACCAAGAGTAGTATCAGGGAATCCTGTAGCAATGCTGGCtatgagaaaataaaacaagtCACCTTAATTATTCCAGAAAGTGTCAGCAGTCATTCCACTAATGGAGCACTGTATTATGTGTTGTATCATCCCATACAACTCCATACGACTTGATCACAGTGCATTCTCCACTATGTCCACCATGCCATTGCCGATGTCATTTGAATGTTTTCTTGATCTCAAAAACCGAAGCAGCAGTACCAAAGCAGTCAAAAGTGATGCTGAACCCACTGTAGGAAGGACAGCTGCAGGCAGGACAGGTGAGCCTGTGGTCATTAGGAGGCCAAGCGGAAATCAGATTAATTAACAGCAGTGCACTTAACGTTATGCTATGAATTAAGAATGCTCAGCTCAGCCAggtttgtttgtgcagtcaggatgtaggcctatgaatgtgaaaatatgcccttctcCATTAGCAATAGGCCAGGAATCTACTCTGCTCATCTACATTCTCAGTGACATTTTTTTACCCTCCCTCAGAGTTCCAGCGTCCCTGGTTAAATGttgcacttttgataaggttttGCCCATATTTTTGTATATAGTAAATGCTGTCACACTTtctgaaactatttcagctcaTGCAGGcatatcagtgctttctgaacatattgagaACACTTGTAAAAATACCGCGATGATACTGTAAatcgtgataattttggtcactataaccgtgaggttacaTTTTTATACCGTTACATcacttattccactgcttggttgaatttcccaatGTCCTGTGTTCTTTAGAATATGCATTAACATAATGTTATTTAAACACCTATGAAGTAGgctagatccatttttttggccatatcacacttgtatattaattcgccgaactcgtgaggtttaaatgaactgtcacgttgcatggCAGTAggtaaataaaataacaaagtttcaagtagcctagcctaagggataatgtattgtccactggtcattatcagaaaataagtcccgacagggagaacagaaccccgacgcgcagcggagaggagagggtttgcttcgacctgaagggacttattttctaaTAATTACCtacggacaatacattatcccgcttattacacggctacttgccaaaacgcgAAAAAAAACCTAACACAATGTTTTTCATGTGatgtattctaggttctataactttgtttacatccacctggtaggcaagggacaagttgaacccattgaacatcgttgtctgcagctgccactcagtaggctacatctctgtatttcagcaatgtcaacatttcaggcatcaataaaggtgatgatgaaacgttatcccattgtttaatatttgatagcctgtcacaggaacgttatttcgctaaaatcgccctgatttggtgcattgatctgtatcgataacgttatgggagaacctgcatgtagcctatggtagcctaacttttttctctgttcaaaactcggtttacacgaagacgatactttcttagaagctgtgaaatttggccagaaaggaacatgtcttccctctgaaagttgacagaaaaaacaaacaatatttgatcatttaacttgaactgaacagcgacaggttttggtaggcagtagactagCAGACGTtaaaacagtagcctacatagccagcgtcagtcagcatcatgtaacattaatgttgttaaagtcatgaatcctgtaacatattataacatataacagcgatggctcattctaagacgatctgcatggatatataaccacccagaaaaactcagaatgtgagtgataaggttaattaattgtatgaaacgtTTTTACTAGTTCATTGCAGCATTGGCTATAttagcagagagggttaaagcggaggaTCTTTGATATTAgtctgttatgctagctcagcctttaaatatgctgttattttagtcatgtggacttgattaaacgggtaaagataattcataaactgcttatttcttacatgattGAAGCAGGAGgctagcctaggttcaacagtggtgtttgaggttgctgtgttaagttcagctcaaaaatcagtttattttgccTAGATTTAACattgggccttcccaacgttcaggcctttcatgtgaatggaactttctgcagcactctgaagagccgtgtaataaagataacacacacacacacacacacacaccattaccctacacacactcacaagcgaacacacacacacagagaagcacacttATAAgcaaatatacacatgcactcatttacatacacaaaaagttgcaagagtaggggatggagtaggagttggagacaaattgacaagcgtgatttatttttgcgcaggcaagcagacacacgtgtgcgcgcgcacacacacacatcccattacACGGgtccccacaccccacacacacacacataaaacacaaaacacacacacataaaacacacatacagacaagcagacacgcgcgcacacacacactccattaccccccacatacacactaacaagtgaatacacacacagagaagcacacatatacacaaaagcaaatatacacatgcactcatttacacaaaaagttgcaagagggatggagtaggagatggagacaaattgatttatttttgcggagagaatgtgcaggactgagcggcagtcatattttgtacagcTTTGCGGTCTAGTTTAAGTAAGACTGGTCAAGTAAgcattatactgtatgtatagtaCTTTTTATAGCATATTTATAAAAATATGTGTTGGAGTGGACAAAAACAGTTTGGCTGATATGTTTTTTAACTGTCACAGCTGAATTATTATGATGATGTTCAAATTGTATCTGGAAAGTTTGTTCGTAGGCTGTTACTAAGTTTATCTGAAATATTTCCTCTGATATAAGTTAAACCAGGTAATAATATTATAAACTTTGGTTTGATGtaaattttaaattttaaatacCGTACTTGCCATTTCTGTTAAACTGATTCTGCCTTTTTTTGACATTACAATTGTGATATCAAAGAATGTCTAGTTTTCTGTCTGCAGTTACATCAAGTTATGTAGTTTTAAAATGAAACTTTTCCTTGTCTCGGTGCTGCTAAATTTACACAGTTATCCtacataatcacatattttgaGGTAAAGAGATGTATGTGGATAATGTCAAGCACCTACCCTCATAGTGAAACTTCCCATAGTGAAACTTTCCAACTTCCCtctacattttcaaaaaactcctgaagacccagctcttcagagaacatctcctctcatagcactacttacagtcttcctgatcctagcacttaccacctgtcttgaactgacagttgtttttaaaacagcactcactgatgcacttattcttactgtactctaccttttttaaattgtcctaaaattgttgagagaattgctttaaaacttaaactgttaccatgttgttagacgctttggttaaaaatgtgtcagccaaatgtaatgtaatgtaatgttatgtTATGTAAAGATTATATGCAtcatattcttttttttcttggagTGTAGAGATAGTCAACAAATTTGCATTTGCCTTTTTTACTCTTTTACTACAAAGCAGCAGACACAATGAAAAAGTGAGGCGGATATGTTATTTTGGCTGTGTGTGGCCACATTTCAGCTGACTTTCATGTGCAGATTCAAAATGTCATGTGCCGTCCGACTTACTTGCAACGCTTAGCTGGAATGTCTCCATGACATAGCCCAAGTGGTTGGTGATGTTGATCAGGTAGAGCCCTGTGTCCTCATGTGTGAGGTGAAGCAGGTGGAACGTGCCATCTCCAGACTGCAGCGGTTGTCTGTGGCCCTGCCTGAACAAGGTGAAGGTGGCAGGTGGAAAGCTGAGAGCTGTGCAGCTGATGGTCACATTCTGGCCACTCAGCATCTCCGCAGACGGGGAGACGCTCACTTGTGTACCACCGGGAGGGCCTGCAAGTCAACAGCAGGAATACTGATTACCCTACTGGTCAAatggatgagtgaatgaattAATATTATGAATGTGTAGATGATTAAATTTTGCAGTACCCTACGTTAGGCACAGGATGGATAGTAGGCTATTTGCATAATACATAGGCCTATCTGTCATAAAAACACGAAATATGCATGCAAACATGTACATAATTAAATTTGTATGTTCTGACCTTGAATGATCACTGTTACACTGGATTTCACACTCCCAGCAGTGTTGTTTGCCTCACAGTCATATTGACCTGCATGAGACCAGGTGATGTTCGTAATAACAATTGTGCTTATATTGGTGCTGTCTAAAACCTTCCCAGCTTTTGTCCACACTGGGACAGGAAGTGGGTTTCCATCTGAGTTGCAGGTTAGGGACAGTGTCTTTCCAATCGTCAAATTTTGTTCCCCCGATATAATTATATTCCTGAGGTAGTCTGAGGTGGTGCCAGAAAAAAAAGTATGTAAAAAGCAGGTGCTCAGGAATATCGCTTCAATAATACCTTATATATCAATAGGCTATCTGATAGGCTACAATACTTTTTTGCCATTATGATATTTCTTACCTGAGTTAACATTCGTTATTAAAGTGCATAGCCTTAAATATGAATAGCCTATGTTACTTACTCAAGTTAACTGTCAATGGCGCTGAGCGGGTACGTGTAATATTTGAACTTTTTCCATGACCTGCTGGTATAATTTGGATGACTTTACAAGTAATGTTTCCTCCGTTGTCCAGAGCAGTGGGAGTAAATATGTATTTGGAAGAGACTGTCGATGTTCCTGCCTGCTCTTTTTGTATGAAGTTGCGGCCTTCAACGCTCATGTTTCCGTGCACCCACTCGACTGACACCTCATCAGGGTATAGGTTCCGAGCCGTACAGGTGACCGTCTGCTTTACACCCACTGTCAGATTATCTTCTCCGGATATCTCAGGGTCGCTCGGGAAAGCTGTCAGTAACACATGAGTTAGGAATGACTCACACCCAGTTCTTGTGATGCgatatatttttttgtaaaggTTTGCTTCAGGCTGATTTCTGAATCTTCTTACAGTAACATATACTTACAGTAAACCACTATCTTCCTCTTGCGTGTAAGTGGACGTGTTTGATTACACATAACACTGCATAACATTTCGATATTTGTCAGCGCTTGACTTTTGAAGGACACAAACCCATTTTCCTCCTTTATTAGTTTGAAGGGTTTGTCATCTACTGGACGCCAGGTGAATGATGGCTGCTCAGGGCATCCAGTCGCGGTGCAATTTAAATCTACGGTCCCCCCGAACTCCACCAGCACAGGATCCGGTTTGTCTATCTGGACAACAATCGAGGAGGCTTTTCCAGGAAAACAATGACAGAATAAATCTATTAAATTCATTGGACTTCAAATCAACAGTGTATAATAATACTCCTCCGAAGTATGCGTAATATGCCATCTGCGCGTAAAGCGTGAGAAAAATCACAAGGTACCTACCTAGTAGTGGCACTATCATCGCCCACAAAGCCAGCATATTTAATTTACAAAATCACTTTGCTGTCTGTACAAGTAACTGATGATAAGTGGGTTGGGAGAACAGTTTATAGGGGTGCCAATGTGCTAGGGGAAGTTTCTTGTGTAGACTGGAATTTCTGCTGATgttatcttttaaaaatatCTCATTGTCTAGGGAAATAACATCTACATGCCATTGCTTAATACTTAGGTAACACCTAATATCAGACTATGATTATTTAGTCTGTCCTTAATTTCAAGGGAGTGCttgataatattttattttcattacagTTGATCTGATCATATCTACCATACTGTGCATGCCTTCCACTAACTAGCTAACGTTTACTGTCAAGAACATGCATTATTCTTTTCTTGATTCTGAATCTTCCTCTTGTGTAGTGGACTAGGCTACTCTACAGGTTTTGATTCATCTTTCctccaataaacacacactgaaacttaATTGTATCACCACCTTATTTAATTAAATTGAATAACATAACACAATCACATTATGAGCACAAAACTAAATAACAACTTATTTGGTGATCTAGCTATAATACAATCCATAGAAAATCCATTTATGTACAGTTCAAGGATATAACATACAAAAAGGGTGTTTTGTATCCCCTGATACCCccgtttttgttgttgttgttgttgttgatggtgatgatgatgtttTTTTCAGGAGTTGGAAAATACTTTAGTTTTGCACTCAGCCGATTCTGTGTCCAGGGGATGTAGTGATCTTCAGTCTTCACTGTGCAAAAGATTTCCTCAGGGCTCATGTAGTGTTTGTCAGCGCAACACTACAGCTTTAGTAGTGAACATATTCAGACTGAAGGGACTGAAAGAAGAGAATCAAAGCGTAAATATGAAACAGTTCAAAACAGTACTTCTCGAGTTGGGATACAGGAAGATGTTTCCTTTACATTTTGTGGATTATACATTTACCTCAACATAACTACAGTTGTCtttggaaaaacaaacaaatatatctGAGTTGTGAGGGGGGTAGAGTGACAACTGGAAAGCAATGCTATAAgcaagatagacagacagacagatggaagaaaggatggatggatggatatacagtataaacaaaCAGTTGGATGGATAGCTaagtacacaaacaaacaagtaagGAGGAAGGTGCTGGCAGACAGATAGCACATCAGTAAACTTACAGGGATAGATCGGCTCAGGTGCCGGCCCGTGAGCCCAGACCGGACCAGGGCTCTGCGGGGTCCAGCTGGACCTCTGGGGCCCACGGCAAAGGCCGGAACCCTGGGCCTCACGGGGCGGTCACCGGGCTTGTTGCTGGCCTCCTGGTGGTAGTTTGGGGTGGGTGGGAGACGAGGGTCACCGGGGGAGTAGCCAAACCCCAAACccaaggatggagagagggaggatgaagATGCCGCTAAGGagcaggagggggaggaggaggtggaggcaaAGGGTGTGGGTGGGTCATCATCTGCATTCTCAGCCATGTTGTCAACCCCATAGAGGTTGCCAAGTGATCGGGCTAATCTGGGGTTTAAGCTGTAATGGGCACACAAACATTGGGCAGGGCCAGGGGACAGAAGAGTCATGGGTGATGAGATCAGGGATAGGACCATgtaatgtgtacacacacacacacacacacacacacacacacacacacgggcactcACCTTTTAAGATTTCCAGCTGAGGATGAGGGACTGCGAGTGAGCCGTCTtggagaggaggacgaggaggtgaAAGCATTGGTGGAGGCTTTCGGCGCTTTGGGGGGAGAAATGGAGCTCTGTGCTGGGTTTATTCCActacaagaaacacacacaactactgTCAGACCAGTGGATGGTGATGCAGAGTGCAAAATACAAAAGAAGTCCCATTCCTGGCTATCATAGTAGCGGAAACCCAATACTGTTCAAGGCCACATCCTCCGACCATGTAGTTCAAATACTGGAGTTCAAACACTACAATTCCACATACCTCAGTGCTTCAGTAGTGGCAGATCTAGAATGGCGTCGAGCTTTTAAGGCCCTGAGTTTATCTCCCTGAGTCAGACCCAGACCATCCAGCCTGAAGTCATTCTGCAACAGACCAATGCAAAGAATTCAATTCCCTCCACTTAATTCAGTCTTATCAGTAAAATGCCAAGAGTGAATTGTGTATCATATTTTagtgtaaacaaataaacaaataagaaGAATGATTATATCTTATGCTTTACAAGAGTCTAAATCAACCAAATCAAAGAGACAGTGGAACATCAGACCAGATGTAACAGTTGCTGGCTGGTACaatagctgtgcagtatgtgtgttagGTAAACCTCCCTTCTGACGCCTTAAGagatgtgcagtatgtgtgttaaGTAAACCTCCCTTCTGACGCCTTAAGatatgtgcagtatgtgtgttaaGTAAACCTCCCTTCTGACGCCTTAAGatatgtgcagtatgtgtgttaaGTAAACCTCCCTTCTGACGCCTTAAGagatgtgcagtatgtgtgttaaGTAAACCTCCCTTCTGACGCCTTAAGatatgtgcagtatgtgtgttaaGTAAACCTCCCTTTTGACCCCTTAAGatatgtgcagtatgtgtgctAAGTAAACCTCCCTTCTGACGCCTTAAGGCAGGGATCACATTTGCCagtggcaagcggcaggttttctattgttctctatggttcggcagcggaaagGTGGCAACGTTGGCGTAACGCTAGCATTGAAGAAGCTGAGCGTTGAATTTgattcaactttcaaagcgcaacgcgagcgtattcaaggcaaaccgtttgtgttactataggaacgagatagaatttattatggtctgagcgttgcgttacgcttGCCGCTGCCTAATGTGATTCTCGCCTAGGagatgtgcagtatgtgtgttaaGTAAACCTCCCTTCTGGcgccttaaagcaacaccaaagaactttccctctgtcgcacgcacactatttgtttatccagcaccggctttgcaaataacgatgtccacagacaaggtagaatattttgcatgacttataaaagtatgatgtattgcgacatcagaagcaagtcaaatttgtagtttcttatgtctcattccatcgaactacagatccgctacccgttctggcaaacttacatagtgcggttatagccgatacagggccgcgaagcgaatgcagaattgctgttgaccctgttacgagttgatgaaccactgaaacgattttgaaaacattattttaaggtacaaaaaactctttggtgttgctagtaagagatgctttgtatgggaccggggaacataggaccccaACCCTAAGCCTAACactaaccccgagcggggaacataggacccgaggaacatagggatgaccccctcCCTTGCTAGGGCACCCGTGTTGCAAGTTGCCAGTTCGAGCCCAGGCAGAAGCAGGGCTAAGCTGTAGTTGGGTCTACACAACTCAGGTTACACAGATGACAGAAAGCAGCAGGCTACACTACCATCTGACGTGCTGATGGGTCTCCTGTCCCATCATGGGGTCTCACCTCTTCCATGCTCTGGGACTTGAAGACACTGGTGTTGATGGACACGTCGTCCATGCTGGAGATGAGGCGGGCTATGTCTCGatcctgctgctgccgctgacGCAGTTGCTGCTGTCGCTGCTTGGAGCGATACATGTCCCCTTGCACCCACAGACTGTGCTGCTTGCTACACAGAtataaaaagagacagagagagaaagagaatcaaGTGATTCCATTGTTTAGATACTATTGATTTTGGAGAACATTAGTATTACAACAGAAAGACTGAGAAAAGTATTAGAAAAATGGGAAGGACTATACTATATATAAGTGGAATTGAATGTAATCAGTCACAAATGGGGACcttacagggaagctacaccaggcgcgtaactgaaacgttccgttcgcgacgcataaaatccattttagacagatggtctatttttttttttacgtacgcgccactatcacgtctggtgtagctacttccattgattatagtggaagctaattgttgcagcagacgcaacgtgaacgcttcagttacgtgcctggtgtagctcagcccttacTACCTTAGAGAGAACAGATCAAAGGTAATGAGTCTTGTTGTGGAATAACCATTGACATTCTCTAAAAAAGGTCCATACTCTTAAGTATACTCAAGTAATAAAAGAAGCGCACAACATTAAGATCCCTACTTCTTCTTTTCTAGCCAGTGGTGGTCTACTCACTCTTCAAGAAAGTTCTGCTGTGGCCCAATGATTGAGCCAGGCCTGCAGATCCGTATCCAGGAAATGGCCTCCGCTGCTGTGAAACGGTAGTGTTTCATCAGATAACAAGCAATCAGAGTGCCTGTTCTGCCAAGGCCCGCTGCACATGAAAGGAAGGAACAAGGAGCAAGAAGAAGATAAACTTACTGGCTGAAAATTATCTATAGAAGGAATAAATAATACAGCAAAGCATGCACAAACGTTCAGAAGGTCTATTGGAATATTTGCCTATTGATTCCATTTTTAAACGAGGGCTAAATTAAACTACAAAACTACAACATTATTTTCTCTTGTCAGTGAAAGTTGGTTCCCattccaaaacaaaataaaaactaGTGTTCTAATTACAATTTAGTTCTACCAATCTATGATATTGATAGCATTGGCCTGACAAACAAAAGGTAGTGTAGGTTAGGTTTCATGTTACATAAGAGCATATCTTTATCTGTCACCTGATCGCCAAGTCTCCAACCCTTGCACTCTCATGGGCCATGAAATGCAGGCCAAAGACTTCCAACATAGAACCTATAAGCTGACAAGCGATTTTAAGGACTAGCCTGGCCATGCCCACCTAGATCCcctttcagggagatactagtctgATATTGATTAGGAAATCTGAGACCTCACTCAAC from Alosa alosa isolate M-15738 ecotype Scorff River chromosome 1, AALO_Geno_1.1, whole genome shotgun sequence harbors:
- the cdc14aa gene encoding cell division cycle 14Aa isoform X1; its protein translation is MADDNDPLGATECIKDRLYFASLRSKPKSTPNTHYFTTDDEFVYENFYADFGPLNLAMLYRFCCKLNKKLKSFTLSRKRVMYYTSYDQRKRANAAFLIGAYAVIYLKRTPEEAYRALISGTNVSYLPFRDAAFGNCTYNLSILDCLQGIRKALQHGFFNFETFDVEEYEHYERVENGDFNWIVPGKLLAFSGPHPKSKIENGYPLHAPEAYFPYFRQHNVTDVVRLNRKIYEGRRFTDAGFQHHDLFFVDGSTPSDLILRRFLHICESSEGAVAVHCKAGLGRTGTLIACYLMKHYRFTAAEAISWIRICRPGSIIGPQQNFLEDKQHSLWVQGDMYRSKQRQQQLRQRQQQDRDIARLISSMDDVSINTSVFKSQSMEENDFRLDGLGLTQGDKLRALKARRHSRSATTEALSGINPAQSSISPPKAPKASTNAFTSSSSSPRRLTRSPSSSAGNLKSLNPRLARSLGNLYGVDNMAENADDDPPTPFASTSSSPSCSLAASSSSLSPSLGLGFGYSPGDPRLPPTPNYHQEASNKPGDRPVRPRVPAFAVGPRGPAGPRRALVRSGLTGRHLSRSIPSLQSEYVHY
- the vcam1a gene encoding vascular cell adhesion protein 1, giving the protein MSPEEIFCTVKTEDHYIPWTQNRLSAKLKYFPTPEKNIIITINNNNNNKNGAFPSDPEISGEDNLTVGVKQTVTCTARNLYPDEVSVEWVHGNMSVEGRNFIQKEQAGTSTVSSKYIFTPTALDNGGNITYYLRNIIISGEQNLTIGKTLSLTCNSDGNPLPVPVWTKAGKVLDSTNISTIVITNITWSHAGQYDCEANNTAGSVKSSVTVIIQGPPGGTQVSVSPSAEMLSGQNVTISCTALSFPPATFTLFRQGHRQPLQSGDGTFHLLHLTHEDTGLYLINITNHLGYVMETFQLSVASSPVLPAAVLPTVGSASLLTALVLLLRFLRSRKHSNDIGNGMVDIVENAL
- the cdc14aa gene encoding cell division cycle 14Aa isoform X4, whose amino-acid sequence is MLYRFCCKLNKKLKSFTLSRKRVMYYTSYDQRKRANAAFLIGAYAVIYLKRTPEEAYRALISGTNVSYLPFRDAAFGNCTYNLSILDCLQGIRKALQHGFFNFETFDVEEYEHYERVENGDFNWIVPGKLLAFSGPHPKSKIENGYPLHAPEAYFPYFRQHNVTDVVRLNRKIYEGRRFTDAGFQHHDLFFVDGSTPSDLILRRFLHICESSEGAVAVHCKAGLGRTGTLIACYLMKHYRFTAAEAISWIRICRPGSIIGPQQNFLEDKQHSLWVQGDMYRSKQRQQQLRQRQQQDRDIARLISSMDDVSINTSVFKSQSMEENDFRLDGLGLTQGDKLRALKARRHSRSATTEALSGINPAQSSISPPKAPKASTNAFTSSSSSPRRLTRSPSSSAGNLKSLNPRLARSLGNLYGVDNMAENADDDPPTPFASTSSSPSCSLAASSSSLSPSLGLGFGYSPGDPRLPPTPNYHQEASNKPGDRPVRPRVPAFAVGPRGPAGPRRALVRSGLTGRHLSRSIPSLQSEYVHY